A section of the Flavobacterium ardleyense genome encodes:
- a CDS encoding PQQ-dependent sugar dehydrogenase — protein MKKHLLFIGFSSFLLLSCGNKSTKKQETIVTTTTSENTTLPAVETKDKVTTLEPAFIGQSRIAGAKTTTEYSVTVVNKDLSKPWSVKALPDGRMLITEKGGNLRIITKDGSLSEKITGLPKVNDSGQGGLLDVCLDPDFANNRMIFFSYSEETSKGNLTAVGKGKLSADEKKVENVQTIYRALPYYDGNLHYGSRIVFDGKGNLYVSTGERSDLETRPQAQWLNSGLGKVVRITKDGKPAAGNPFLGDSKAYPEIYSYGHRNVQGLAIHPITGDLWETEMGPKGGDELNLIKPKLNYGWPTITYGVEYTGKTIGEGISQKEGMEQPVYYWDPVISPSGITFYHGGTIPEWEDNLFIGGLSSMQITRLVFQDNKVVGEERLLESEGERFRDITQGQDGALYAITDSGKLYKIAKK, from the coding sequence ATGAAAAAGCATTTACTCTTTATAGGATTTTCATCGTTTCTACTCTTATCCTGCGGCAATAAATCTACTAAGAAGCAAGAAACTATCGTGACCACAACCACTTCAGAAAATACCACTTTACCTGCCGTGGAAACCAAGGACAAAGTAACCACTCTTGAGCCTGCCTTTATAGGACAATCGCGAATTGCCGGCGCAAAAACCACCACAGAGTATTCTGTAACGGTTGTCAACAAAGATTTGTCAAAACCGTGGAGCGTTAAGGCTCTGCCAGACGGTCGAATGTTGATTACTGAAAAAGGTGGAAATCTTAGAATTATTACTAAAGATGGAAGTTTGAGCGAAAAAATAACAGGACTGCCAAAAGTAAACGATAGCGGACAAGGTGGATTACTTGATGTATGCCTCGATCCTGATTTTGCCAACAATCGCATGATTTTCTTTAGTTATAGCGAAGAAACTTCCAAAGGAAACTTGACTGCGGTTGGCAAAGGAAAACTTTCGGCCGACGAAAAAAAGGTAGAAAATGTACAGACAATTTACCGGGCGCTACCTTATTATGATGGAAATTTACATTACGGTTCGCGAATTGTATTTGATGGCAAGGGAAATCTTTATGTGAGTACTGGCGAGCGATCTGATCTTGAAACGCGTCCGCAGGCGCAGTGGCTAAATTCTGGCTTAGGAAAAGTAGTTCGCATAACGAAAGACGGGAAGCCCGCCGCGGGAAATCCATTTTTAGGAGACTCGAAAGCTTATCCAGAAATTTATTCGTATGGACATAGAAATGTTCAAGGATTGGCAATACATCCTATAACTGGCGACTTGTGGGAAACAGAGATGGGTCCAAAAGGTGGTGATGAACTAAACTTGATAAAACCAAAACTTAATTACGGCTGGCCAACTATTACTTACGGCGTAGAATATACTGGAAAGACAATTGGTGAAGGAATTTCGCAAAAAGAAGGAATGGAACAACCGGTATATTATTGGGATCCTGTGATTTCGCCAAGCGGAATTACCTTTTACCACGGTGGTACAATTCCGGAATGGGAAGACAATCTATTTATTGGCGGATTAAGCAGCATGCAAATCACTAGACTTGTGTTTCAAGACAATAAAGTTGTAGGAGAAGAAAGACTTTTAGAATCTGAGGGAGAACGTTTTAGAGATATTACCCAAGGTCAGGATGGCGCATTATACGCCATAACCGACTCTGGAAAATTATATAAAATCGCTAAAAAATAA